A genome region from Chthonomonas sp. includes the following:
- a CDS encoding DUF4097 family beta strand repeat protein — protein MRLVEEGKLSADDAMDLVEAIQGGGSVPPPVPPEAQAWDRAETTPPPTPEEPAKEEGEKDPLRAAMDAIEKLGRDISSSVNWKDVSDQIRSGAKRGFEAIRDAARDISEGKINLSFLGTVATRTQELPLAFDASKTLRIDNSAGMVKVMGGSPLGKVSATAQIQAATQEEADNRAEGFLLMIEESEQFVDIKLPQIQGMVADLTIHLSHDANLELKTRSGNVVVEQINGNVRVNGASGDVKVTNTSGVVEISTASGDVSLERVTSPSISIEDKSGNISVVESSGSLNARSASGDVVVEAFSGRVVAIEAVSGDVKVGLQNAFDGTMTLRTVSGDTVLNLADGNSARVTLSTLSGTVKSDLELGDRTDQEKRVTGTLGEGVGSIDISAVAGDISVSQVKAASVV, from the coding sequence ATGCGCCTTGTGGAAGAAGGCAAGCTCTCGGCGGACGACGCCATGGATTTGGTGGAAGCGATTCAGGGAGGGGGCTCCGTGCCGCCGCCCGTTCCGCCCGAGGCACAAGCCTGGGATCGCGCCGAAACCACGCCGCCTCCGACTCCCGAAGAGCCGGCTAAGGAAGAGGGCGAGAAGGATCCTTTGCGCGCAGCCATGGATGCCATCGAAAAGCTGGGACGCGACATCTCCTCGTCGGTGAACTGGAAGGATGTATCTGACCAGATTCGCAGCGGTGCCAAGCGTGGCTTCGAAGCGATCCGCGATGCCGCGCGCGACATCTCGGAAGGCAAGATCAATTTGTCGTTCCTGGGAACCGTCGCCACCCGCACGCAAGAATTGCCGCTGGCCTTTGATGCCAGCAAGACCTTGCGGATTGACAACTCGGCCGGTATGGTCAAGGTCATGGGCGGCAGTCCTCTGGGAAAGGTGAGCGCGACCGCGCAGATTCAGGCCGCGACTCAAGAAGAGGCTGATAATCGGGCCGAAGGCTTCCTGCTCATGATTGAGGAGTCCGAGCAATTTGTGGATATCAAGCTGCCGCAGATTCAGGGCATGGTCGCGGACCTCACGATCCACCTGAGCCACGACGCCAACCTGGAGCTCAAAACGCGCTCGGGGAACGTGGTTGTCGAGCAGATTAACGGTAACGTGCGGGTCAATGGCGCGTCGGGCGATGTGAAGGTGACCAACACGAGCGGCGTGGTGGAGATTTCCACGGCGAGCGGCGACGTCTCGCTGGAGCGGGTTACCTCGCCCAGCATCTCAATCGAAGATAAGTCGGGCAACATCAGCGTGGTCGAATCTTCGGGGTCGCTAAATGCACGCTCGGCCAGCGGCGACGTGGTGGTCGAGGCCTTCAGCGGCCGCGTGGTCGCGATCGAAGCCGTGAGCGGCGACGTGAAGGTCGGTCTGCAGAACGCCTTTGACGGGACCATGACCCTGCGCACGGTTTCCGGCGACACGGTGCTGAACTTGGCCGACGGCAACTCGGCGAGGGTAACGCTCTCGACCTTGAGCGGGACCGTAAAATCGGACCTCGAGCTCGGCGATCGAACAGATCAAGAGAAGCGGGTCACCGGAACGCTTGGCGAAGGCGTCGGCTCCATCGACATCAGCGCGGTGGCGGGCGATATCTCGGTCAGCCAAGTGAAGGCAGCCAGCGTGGTTTAG
- a CDS encoding aminoglycoside phosphotransferase family protein, whose translation MSAHLFLVEFADRRLVARFPSPYLATFVPDPVTYEAATLRALARQEVDAPRVVATDGEMVVLTYCDGAATANPAGFDDYYGDLARRLAEIHRTPTDGFEHLVPMKPNYTPRPEPWRTDLSEADLVSALQALPAPDLSQRVLRHGDFWPGNVLWQDGHVSAVIDWENALLGPAVADLAISQLDMMWIGGRAAMQAFTDAYLAARDADLRELKYWQIRATLRPMPNFDEWAGPYASLDRPDITTDTMQAGLLEFIEEIL comes from the coding sequence ATGTCGGCTCACCTTTTTCTTGTCGAGTTCGCCGATCGTCGGCTCGTGGCGCGCTTCCCGAGCCCGTATCTGGCCACGTTTGTCCCCGATCCAGTGACTTATGAGGCGGCCACACTGCGTGCTCTGGCGCGTCAGGAGGTTGATGCGCCGCGGGTTGTGGCGACCGACGGCGAGATGGTAGTGCTGACCTACTGCGACGGCGCGGCCACCGCGAACCCGGCCGGGTTTGACGACTACTACGGCGACCTGGCACGGCGATTGGCGGAGATCCACCGCACTCCGACCGACGGCTTTGAGCATCTCGTGCCGATGAAGCCAAACTACACGCCGCGGCCCGAACCGTGGCGGACCGATCTGAGCGAAGCGGATCTCGTGAGTGCACTGCAGGCGCTTCCGGCCCCCGACCTCAGCCAACGCGTGCTGCGGCACGGCGACTTTTGGCCGGGCAACGTGTTGTGGCAAGATGGCCATGTTTCGGCCGTGATCGACTGGGAGAACGCCTTGCTCGGCCCGGCCGTGGCCGACCTCGCGATCTCGCAGCTCGACATGATGTGGATCGGCGGCCGCGCCGCGATGCAGGCATTCACCGACGCCTACTTGGCCGCGCGAGACGCGGACCTACGCGAACTGAAGTACTGGCAAATACGAGCCACGCTGCGTCCGATGCCGAACTTCGACGAATGGGCCGGCCCCTACGCGAGTCTCGATCGGCCCGACATCACGACCGACACCATGCAGGCTGGACTACTGGAGTTCATCGAGGAGATTCTGTAA
- a CDS encoding adenylate/guanylate cyclase domain-containing protein: protein MRKRRVSLVSALLTAILVPLLATALVLSISTFLASRRSVSELNSALMSQAMRGLEERVGRMVDQATATADKLGPDLKSLQPANFEAKLGEFESELRVRADLTYISFGLESGEYAHVYRRPDGRLERQQCLGGFRTDYIWRGAREEVRRQATTYDPRERPYYQLAKAERRAVWTPVYKFITPTGQTELGVTFAVPILNQSGRLAGVLSVDFTLNTLSDYLRSFTLAETGYGAIFDRRTDLAIVAHPARSLLGTPLAANPKLGAIPIDILAGNLATDFTFSYGGEQFSSSVSVLKGRNSPPWGLLTVVPESELLGNIRRAERNAALAGLVAISCSALLGWLISRRVTKPLREITQDTENIRNLELDSDEQVQTSITEIATLASAVHDMKSSIKSFGKFVPGNYVRQLIESGEEARLAGEKVVLTASFTDIAGFTSLCEHMAPEDAVMVLSLYLTALTECVQKTGGTVDKYIGDEVLAFWRGEDHAARAVEAALLCQDAFAELATDMGQNLRIRVGISTGEAVVGTMGSPERLNYTVIGDTINLGKRLESSCDALGAKILASEATMLACATSFDWTFVAEIEVKGRTQRVRVHQPERVTESPR, encoded by the coding sequence ATGAGGAAGCGTCGGGTCAGTCTGGTGTCGGCGTTGCTCACCGCAATTCTCGTGCCGCTCCTCGCAACCGCGCTGGTGCTGAGCATCAGCACGTTCCTAGCCAGTCGCCGCTCGGTGAGCGAGCTCAACAGTGCCCTGATGAGCCAGGCGATGCGTGGCTTGGAGGAGCGCGTCGGGCGCATGGTGGACCAAGCGACGGCCACCGCCGACAAGCTTGGCCCCGATCTGAAAAGCTTGCAGCCGGCGAATTTTGAGGCTAAGCTTGGCGAGTTCGAGAGCGAGTTGCGCGTGCGAGCCGACCTCACCTACATCAGCTTTGGCTTGGAATCCGGCGAATACGCCCACGTCTACCGCCGTCCGGATGGGCGATTGGAACGGCAGCAGTGCCTGGGCGGATTTCGCACCGACTACATTTGGAGGGGCGCGCGTGAGGAGGTCCGGCGGCAGGCGACCACCTACGATCCGCGTGAGCGACCCTACTACCAACTCGCCAAGGCCGAGCGTCGTGCGGTGTGGACGCCGGTGTACAAGTTCATCACGCCGACGGGTCAAACCGAGCTTGGCGTGACCTTCGCGGTTCCGATTCTGAATCAGTCGGGTCGCTTGGCGGGTGTGCTCTCGGTGGACTTTACGCTGAACACGCTGAGCGATTATCTGCGTTCGTTTACCTTGGCGGAGACTGGGTACGGCGCGATTTTCGACCGTCGCACGGACCTCGCGATCGTGGCCCACCCGGCGCGAAGTTTGCTCGGCACGCCGCTGGCCGCAAACCCGAAGCTCGGCGCGATTCCGATCGATATTTTGGCGGGCAACCTTGCTACCGATTTCACGTTTAGTTACGGCGGCGAGCAGTTTTCTAGCAGTGTGAGCGTTCTGAAAGGGCGCAACAGTCCGCCATGGGGCCTCTTGACGGTGGTGCCCGAAAGCGAGTTGTTGGGCAACATCCGGCGCGCCGAACGCAATGCCGCCCTCGCTGGGCTCGTCGCGATCTCGTGCAGCGCGCTGCTCGGATGGCTGATCTCGCGGCGCGTCACCAAGCCGCTGCGCGAGATTACGCAAGACACGGAGAACATTCGCAACCTGGAACTGGATTCCGACGAGCAGGTGCAAACGTCCATCACCGAAATCGCCACCCTCGCCTCGGCCGTGCACGACATGAAATCGAGCATCAAGAGCTTTGGCAAATTCGTGCCCGGCAACTACGTGCGCCAACTGATTGAGAGCGGGGAAGAAGCGCGGCTGGCCGGCGAAAAGGTGGTGCTGACGGCCTCGTTCACGGATATCGCGGGGTTCACAAGTTTGTGCGAGCACATGGCGCCCGAAGACGCGGTGATGGTGCTTTCGCTGTACCTGACGGCGCTCACCGAGTGCGTGCAAAAAACGGGTGGCACCGTGGATAAGTACATCGGCGATGAGGTGCTCGCGTTTTGGCGCGGCGAAGACCACGCGGCGCGCGCGGTGGAGGCGGCGCTCCTTTGTCAGGATGCATTTGCCGAACTTGCGACCGACATGGGGCAGAACCTGCGGATTCGGGTCGGGATCAGCACCGGCGAGGCGGTGGTCGGCACTATGGGCAGCCCGGAGCGCCTCAACTACACCGTCATCGGCGACACGATCAACCTGGGCAAGCGGCTGGAGAGTAGCTGCGATGCTCTGGGGGCGAAGATTCTGGCCAGCGAGGCGACGATGTTGGCGTGCGCCACCAGCTTCGATTGGACCTTCGTGGCCGAGATCGAGGTGAAGGGTCGTACGCAGCGGGTGCGGGTTCACCAACCGGAGCGGGTTACAGAATCTCCTCGATGA
- the xth gene encoding exodeoxyribonuclease III, producing the protein MRIATFNANSVRLRTDHLLDWMAEHDPDVVCIQEIKCEDDKFPVEEFAEIGYSSLVYGQKARHGVAMLYRGVMRDPQRGFPNPAMVDDARLQAAEIDGVRIINTYVPNGTAVGGDKWTYKMQWLEEFSRYLQGELRRYDKVIWLGDINIARQPLDVYDSGRLLGKVGHHPAEFERLDAILEHGLADMFRKFNAEGGYYSFWEFVDIRAFGANRGWRIDHIYANPGMAELCTACWIDRSLREQERPSDHTIVAADFAV; encoded by the coding sequence GTGCGCATCGCCACGTTCAACGCCAATTCTGTCCGCCTGCGAACCGACCACCTGCTCGACTGGATGGCCGAGCACGACCCTGACGTGGTGTGCATACAAGAAATCAAGTGCGAAGACGATAAGTTTCCGGTGGAGGAGTTTGCCGAGATCGGCTACTCGTCGCTGGTTTACGGACAAAAGGCGCGGCACGGCGTGGCCATGCTTTATCGCGGCGTGATGCGCGATCCGCAGCGCGGCTTCCCCAACCCAGCGATGGTGGACGATGCCCGCTTGCAGGCGGCGGAAATTGATGGTGTGCGCATCATCAATACCTACGTCCCCAACGGAACCGCCGTCGGCGGCGACAAGTGGACCTACAAAATGCAGTGGCTGGAGGAGTTTTCGCGCTACTTACAGGGCGAGTTGCGGCGCTACGACAAAGTCATTTGGCTCGGCGACATCAACATTGCGCGGCAACCGCTCGACGTGTACGATTCGGGCCGCCTGCTGGGGAAAGTTGGCCACCATCCGGCAGAGTTTGAGCGCCTCGACGCAATCCTGGAGCACGGCCTTGCCGACATGTTCCGCAAGTTCAACGCCGAGGGCGGCTACTACTCGTTCTGGGAGTTTGTCGATATCCGCGCGTTTGGCGCAAATCGGGGTTGGCGCATTGATCACATCTACGCCAACCCCGGCATGGCCGAGCTCTGCACCGCATGCTGGATTGATCGCAGCCTGCGCGAGCAAGAGCGGCCCAGCGACCACACGATTGTGGCCGCGGACTTCGCCGTCTAA
- a CDS encoding DUF2089 domain-containing protein, which translates to MRNLPGTDPISGKPFVVSELTTTDGEITVRGEFAIPRWSRLDDENSQFLETFLRCRGVITLIEREMGISYPTVVKRIDALLAALDIVPVKESSRRAPNAESATILDLLEQGQIDAAEAKRRISGEETH; encoded by the coding sequence ATGAGAAACCTTCCTGGTACCGATCCGATCTCGGGGAAGCCGTTCGTGGTTTCCGAGCTGACGACCACCGACGGTGAGATCACCGTACGCGGCGAATTCGCGATTCCGCGATGGAGCCGGTTGGACGACGAGAACTCGCAGTTTCTGGAAACCTTCCTCCGTTGCCGAGGCGTGATTACGCTGATCGAGCGGGAGATGGGCATTAGCTATCCGACGGTCGTCAAGCGCATTGATGCGCTGCTCGCCGCGCTCGATATCGTGCCCGTTAAGGAATCCTCGCGCCGGGCTCCGAACGCCGAAAGCGCCACCATTCTCGACTTACTGGAACAGGGACAAATTGACGCGGCCGAAGCGAAGCGCCGCATCTCAGGAGAGGAAACACACTAA
- a CDS encoding PEP-CTERM sorting domain-containing protein (PEP-CTERM proteins occur, often in large numbers, in the proteomes of bacteria that also encode an exosortase, a predicted intramembrane cysteine proteinase. The presence of a PEP-CTERM domain at a protein's C-terminus predicts cleavage within the sorting domain, followed by covalent anchoring to some some component of the (usually Gram-negative) cell surface. Many PEP-CTERM proteins exhibit an unusual sequence composition that includes large numbers of potential glycosylation sites. Expression of one such protein has been shown restore the ability of a bacterium to form floc, a type of biofilm.), producing MSQKLWSIVLLCSATMGFAKANTVITFDDLPGMANIPGSFVPAQNQLSNQLLDSHKVVFNSGAGYVAVVNHVVPTPSLPNVIGGTNSSGQLSYASNVQIRFMMTASVQGMVDYFKVRGDQTPASGNAYLRAYDVSGNLLGSVTQPDSTAGLTLELSIPGIHRVELTQDSGTIGFDNVEYSTVLPVPEPTSMAAVVIGCATWIRMRKGRRS from the coding sequence ATGAGTCAGAAACTCTGGTCTATTGTCTTGTTGTGTAGCGCGACGATGGGGTTCGCAAAGGCGAACACGGTGATTACATTTGATGACCTTCCGGGGATGGCGAATATTCCGGGCTCTTTTGTGCCGGCACAAAATCAGCTTTCGAACCAACTCCTGGATAGTCATAAGGTGGTCTTCAATTCTGGCGCTGGTTATGTCGCGGTCGTGAATCATGTGGTGCCAACACCTTCTCTGCCCAACGTGATCGGGGGAACAAATTCAAGTGGTCAACTATCATACGCGAGCAATGTACAGATCAGATTCATGATGACGGCGAGTGTCCAGGGTATGGTCGACTACTTTAAGGTTCGAGGCGATCAAACTCCGGCCTCTGGCAATGCCTACCTTAGAGCCTATGACGTATCGGGGAACCTGCTAGGGAGTGTAACCCAGCCTGATTCGACTGCCGGTTTGACATTGGAGTTGAGTATTCCGGGAATTCACCGAGTGGAACTTACGCAAGATTCAGGGACAATTGGTTTCGATAACGTTGAGTACAGCACAGTACTTCCAGTGCCGGAACCCACGTCCATGGCTGCCGTCGTTATCGGTTGTGCAACTTGGATCAGAATGCGCAAGGGCCGCCGCTCTTAA